A window of the Zeugodacus cucurbitae isolate PBARC_wt_2022May chromosome 4, idZeuCucr1.2, whole genome shotgun sequence genome harbors these coding sequences:
- the LOC105220792 gene encoding arylalkylamine N-acetyltransferase-like 2, whose product MTDRQIEAKPADVVRICVIELSECDEVLKFLRIHFYPDEPLNVGSAQKHPDPEDEEFNISQITHGSSLMAVQQQIVNGVLRERIVGVLLSGPKYSNEAKHLFSEAVRHGSSNWGMIVRILAQAERDSNVFVRYNVEKALHIHVVAVDGSLRGRAIGMRLIEKLKDLGRQLGYPLVTLDCTSFYSSKLTERLGMDCVNVIKYADYVDKEGKVVYKPPLPHEYLKTYAARL is encoded by the coding sequence ATGACTGATCGCCAAATTGAAGCGAAGCCGGCGGATGTTGTACGAATTTGCGTTATAGAGTTGAGTGAGTGCGATGAGGTGCTCAAGTTCCTCCGTATACATTTCTATCCAGATGAACCGTTGAATGTTGGTAGCGCACAAAAACATCCGGATCCGGAAGATGAGGAATTCAATATATCGCAAATAACGCATGGAAGCAGTTTAATGGCAGTGCAACAGCAAATAGTTAACGGTGTACTAAGAGAACGTATAGTTGGCGTTTTGTTGTCCGGCCCCAAGTACAGTAATGAAGCTAAGCATTTATTTAGTGAGGCCGTCCGTCACGGTTCCAGCAATTGGGGCATGATCGTCAGGATATTGGCCCAAGCCGAGCGCGACTCTAATGTCTTCGTGCGTTATAATGTTGAGAAAGCGTTGCATATTCACGTCGTGGCTGTCGATGGGAGTTTACGTGGACGTGCGATTGGCATGAGACTTATAGAGAAGTTGAAAGACTTGGGTCGTCAGCTTGGCTATCCACTGGTGACTTTGGACTGCACGAGTTTTTATTCGTCGAAGTTAACGGAACGCTTGGGTATGGATTGTGTGAATGTCATTAAGTATGCAGATTATGTGGATAAGGAGGGTAAGGTGGTGTATAAACCGCCATTGCCACATGAATATCTGAAAACGTATGCTGCGCGGCTATAA